A section of the Equus caballus isolate H_3958 breed thoroughbred chromosome 21, TB-T2T, whole genome shotgun sequence genome encodes:
- the OR10H4L gene encoding olfactory receptor family 10 subfamily H member 4L, which produces MYLFTLLGNLLIMATIWSEHSLHTPMYLFLCALSISEILFTVAVTPRMLVDMLSTHHSITFVACASQMFFSFTFGFTHSFLLMIMGYDRYVAICHPLCYNVLMGTQGCASLVFWSWAGGSVMGMMVTLIVFHLTFCGSNMIHHFACHVLPLLKLSCGRETSSVTLGVILVCVTALLGCLFLTFLSYVFIVAAILRIPSAEGRHKTFSTCVSHLTVVVVHYGFASIIYLKPKGPHSMDSNTLMATTYTVFTPFLSAIIFSLRNKELKNAIKKSFFRKVCPVSS; this is translated from the coding sequence ATGTACCTGTTCACGTTGCTGGGGAACCTGCTCATCATGGCCACCATCTGGAGTGAGCACagcctccacactcccatgtacctCTTCCTGTGTGCCCTCTCCATCTCTGAGATTCTGTTCACTGTGGCTGTCACGCCTCGCATGCTGGTGGACATGCTCTCCACCCATCACTCCATCACCTTTGTGGCCTGTGCCAGCCAGATGTTCTTCTCCTTCACGTTTGGCTTCACCCACTCCTTCCTGCTCATGATCATGGGCTATGACCGCTACGTGGCCATCTGTCACCCTCTGTGCTACAATGTGCTCATGGGCACCCAAGGCTGTGCGAGTCTCGTGTTCTGGTCCTGGGCTGGTGGCTCAGTCATGGGGATGATGGTGACTTTGATAGTTTTTCACCTCACCTTCTGTGGGTCTAATATGATCCACCATTTTGCCTGCCACGTGCTTCCCCTCTTGAAATTGTCCTGTGGGAGGGAGACATCCTCTGTCACCTTGGGTGTGATCCTGGTGTGTGTCACGGCTCTGTTGGGCTGTTTGTTCCTCACCTTCCTCTCCTATGTCTTCATCGTGGCTGCCATCTTGAGGATCCCCTCAGCTGAGGGCCGGCACAAGACCTTCTCCACATGTGTGTCCCATCTCACTGTGGTGGTCGTGCACTACGGTTTTGCCTCCATCATCTACCTCAAGCCCAAGGGCCCTCATTCTATGGACAGTAACACCCTGATGGCCACCACCTATACAGTCTTCACGCCCTTTCTTAGCGCAATCATTTTCAGCCTCAGGAATAAGGAGCTGAAGAATGCCATAAAAAAAAGCTTCTTCAGAAAAGTCTGTCCTGTGAGCTCCTGA